Proteins encoded together in one Lysinibacter cavernae window:
- a CDS encoding Ig-like domain-containing protein, which translates to MVTRKTRGRLEGATGPSNEGNARRTASARWSTLAMVLVAALAFGTLPASPAAATANPFGLAVQNGGLTTISTYTDVVSFEVQLSLPSGTAVKAGAVTRLVLDRSLKRTNNGQLPTGATAQTWDEQHNTLTVTWGALTAGSVYSSSINAVPSAIATVSDTYQATATTTGFALDGTPLVQTESSTPLTVTGNTIPLELKAAHPGSWASGVGGDKLRVYPGTQSNASYPFFRPVGERTSFTNLQVVTNWGVTSGADLPLPRTWATLGPDLVANLNEKASKTVVQNDDIASIYAYGAWNADTQLQFRASVPATATPGTYSVPYRVVDVTDEAGLVTTVVFSGIFTVVVPVPDPVTMTFTANQGSASVGQGKVFDWTQSVATSVPAGPIQNLTVTAPIPSTVILRGVGGAFGGPSSSNGIKKVEYTTATDLAAATWQTLPLNGGTKGAVTLADPTTITAVRYVITDITQQMTLNYYGMSLTLEAKADVAAGSVIQVGVSDVSYLDPVSGATSLMVGPAFGRSVPVVANSAAAPSLAGGVGDAGYSGSDFGKTFTNGNSLLSKLYVGSDGQNPIELPYLFVISPKGTKATLGSLANCSPYNWLNVNGCTYGIPQTYPQSAYVTGSTTLADGSVLTYAKATSGQLSGGKAGLSVLHAQLQLQLLNALSGQHNVLVGMGSTAQNGLSPSALISGSDTLRSLTDSGSFGSYQAVGSEASAALRGLGITADSAVMGERSFAVSPSTSVGSVTTIKGSEDASGIVQGSGTATARPGGSVSYTVDVSNTGSLDYQNFQFIDVLPSIGDGFTLNPGVPRGSAFDVKLSGNVKVLINGAPCSGAVVEITSSPTPARFDSAGNDVAGDAWTPYTGTAAGAKAIRVTLASGMKFQPGDKITLSFDATVASSAPRDGSTANNTVAYRFQAGAGSWIAAETPAVPVKSSAPAGDTELSGITVLDLAGGSAAQGINGAGVSLQLYKMVSGTPVAVGAPVTPNTDGGVEGVFAFIGLEPNLTYKVKPISTNGNITVADSALDADGFLRYSAVSDATANGSEDTSQYVGSSSFTVGDKVGVTKWIRDLRVPLVAKTTVSGSLQLTDTSITPIVAGAGSAAAPYVTDFTVALMKGGSTIASTTTNAAGAFSLLSIPDLAKGDYTLAISAPSGRDLVASPLNNGAVFSGATLPGEDAEYQLVALHPGTGAAGIALYYTDTAAPVATEPALSGGVTVASLRYNPQSAALAGSDVGTTITGYTWTVLDAAAASVATGTAVAGSDGTQRITLPGSLADGAYTLSVTATDLVGNVSAPAISGYAIDRTAPVLSGETSVTFAKGDEPAPTGSQGWIDLFAVTAQDGGSGLPVSDGITVDASSVDQTVAGTYTVTFTATDAAGNTSTAFEAEYVVAYVADPTIVLGATTAFHELGSATPTDEAAVKTLFGGVTTAASGGASVASVTVSTGDVEYSVLGSYPVVFTVTDSLGYTAEVTGTLTVRDTIAPQISVTTESITYVEGDAQLTDNAAMIAAFGAVATDSGSGIASFSVDAAAVDYNRAGAYAVTFTATDSAGNTATQTVTYTVAFAGSPSVLLGNTPATYEMGDTLPANSAEWVELFEATASTAPGTTLVSLTANSSAVDATTPTAAGYVVRFTATDSYGNTFTADGMLVVADTKAPTATLGTASATHAQREPETPFGVADWLALFAVTAKDTTGGSGINQDGWAVTAGVNFAVAGEYPVEFVATDMAGNVSATVTATLTIQAPPTDAAVSLSVAQDSGVALDPSARSSTTGTFAKLTTADLQAPSARGSVELDNRGGVTYTPARDFSGQETLVVTVTDDLGQTATVTYTLTVVRKGKLITEFLPEYAVPVDGAVSIPVADVQRAVDVVGLSVDEITTPDGFAGTVTLDGDTVKFVTDGTMWHGDESFNVSLKDGLGQVTTVPVSMHVLAPAIALDRVTGYAGTTEVTVTASGLVAGNKYGVELHSTPLVLGSITADAAGSGQLTTSIPADAEVGSHTIVLVNDKQQHRGSLAFDVLPVNDYSTGDKTVVDGMGDSTVDTGALSITGSGVMSVAVWFGLVLLIAGLLALLAVRRREHTADRSGQQEERWG; encoded by the coding sequence GTGGTAACGAGGAAAACTAGGGGCAGGCTCGAAGGAGCTACCGGCCCATCAAACGAGGGCAACGCCAGACGGACTGCGAGTGCGCGCTGGTCGACGCTTGCGATGGTCCTCGTAGCCGCGCTCGCCTTCGGCACCCTTCCCGCGAGCCCAGCGGCCGCGACCGCAAATCCCTTTGGGCTTGCCGTGCAAAACGGTGGCTTGACCACGATCTCTACGTATACGGATGTTGTGTCGTTTGAGGTGCAGCTCTCGCTCCCATCCGGCACAGCGGTTAAGGCGGGGGCTGTGACACGGCTCGTGCTCGATCGCTCCCTCAAACGCACCAACAACGGCCAACTCCCAACCGGCGCAACGGCGCAAACCTGGGACGAACAGCACAACACCCTCACCGTGACGTGGGGTGCGCTCACCGCGGGGTCTGTGTATTCGTCAAGCATCAACGCGGTTCCCTCCGCGATTGCAACGGTTTCTGACACGTATCAGGCAACTGCCACCACAACAGGTTTTGCGCTCGACGGCACCCCGCTCGTGCAGACGGAATCGAGTACGCCACTCACCGTGACGGGGAACACCATTCCTCTTGAACTGAAGGCAGCCCATCCTGGGAGCTGGGCGAGCGGCGTCGGCGGAGACAAGCTGCGGGTCTACCCTGGCACCCAGTCCAACGCCAGCTATCCTTTTTTTCGGCCGGTTGGCGAACGAACAAGTTTTACCAACCTGCAGGTGGTCACCAACTGGGGCGTCACGAGCGGAGCCGATCTGCCGCTCCCGCGAACCTGGGCCACACTCGGTCCAGACCTCGTTGCGAACCTCAACGAAAAGGCCAGCAAGACCGTCGTGCAAAACGATGACATCGCGAGCATTTACGCCTACGGTGCATGGAACGCGGATACGCAGCTCCAGTTTCGAGCCAGTGTGCCGGCCACCGCAACACCCGGCACCTATTCTGTGCCCTACCGCGTGGTTGATGTTACCGACGAGGCAGGCCTGGTAACGACCGTTGTCTTCTCAGGCATCTTCACCGTTGTTGTCCCCGTTCCAGATCCCGTCACGATGACATTCACCGCAAACCAGGGCTCCGCAAGCGTCGGCCAGGGCAAAGTCTTTGACTGGACCCAATCGGTTGCAACAAGCGTTCCCGCCGGCCCGATCCAGAATCTCACCGTGACCGCACCCATTCCCTCCACCGTCATCCTGAGGGGAGTCGGCGGGGCGTTTGGCGGCCCGAGCAGCAGCAACGGCATCAAGAAAGTCGAATACACAACTGCGACTGACCTCGCGGCAGCCACCTGGCAAACCCTTCCCCTGAACGGCGGAACGAAGGGTGCCGTGACGCTAGCAGACCCGACAACCATCACCGCTGTCAGATACGTCATTACTGATATCACGCAGCAGATGACGCTCAACTATTACGGCATGAGCCTGACCCTCGAAGCAAAAGCTGACGTTGCGGCTGGAAGCGTCATTCAAGTTGGCGTGAGCGACGTGAGCTATCTAGACCCTGTCTCCGGGGCAACAAGCCTCATGGTCGGGCCTGCTTTTGGCCGCTCAGTGCCGGTCGTTGCCAACAGCGCTGCCGCGCCGAGCCTCGCCGGTGGCGTCGGCGACGCCGGATACAGCGGGAGCGACTTTGGCAAAACGTTCACCAACGGCAACTCGCTCCTGTCTAAGCTCTACGTTGGTTCGGATGGGCAGAACCCCATCGAGCTCCCGTACCTGTTTGTTATTTCGCCGAAGGGAACGAAAGCAACGCTTGGCTCGCTTGCCAACTGCTCTCCCTACAACTGGCTGAACGTCAACGGCTGCACGTACGGCATCCCGCAGACCTACCCACAGAGCGCGTATGTCACTGGCTCAACGACCCTCGCCGACGGGTCGGTGCTGACCTACGCAAAGGCGACCTCCGGCCAGCTGAGCGGTGGCAAAGCTGGCCTTTCGGTGCTGCACGCCCAGCTGCAGCTCCAACTGTTGAACGCGCTGAGCGGTCAGCACAACGTGCTTGTTGGCATGGGGTCAACCGCGCAGAACGGGCTGTCCCCATCCGCGCTGATCAGTGGCTCAGACACGCTCAGGTCGCTTACCGACAGTGGCTCCTTTGGAAGCTACCAAGCCGTTGGAAGCGAGGCAAGCGCAGCCCTCCGAGGCCTTGGCATCACTGCCGACAGCGCCGTCATGGGCGAACGCTCGTTTGCTGTTTCGCCCTCGACCTCCGTTGGTTCGGTGACCACGATTAAGGGCTCAGAGGATGCCTCCGGCATTGTGCAGGGTTCCGGTACGGCGACCGCTCGCCCCGGTGGCTCGGTGAGCTACACGGTTGATGTCTCAAACACGGGTTCACTCGACTACCAGAACTTTCAGTTCATCGATGTGCTTCCTTCCATCGGCGATGGCTTTACCCTCAACCCCGGCGTTCCGCGCGGCTCGGCCTTTGACGTGAAGCTTTCTGGCAACGTCAAGGTGCTGATCAATGGGGCGCCGTGCTCAGGCGCCGTGGTCGAGATCACGTCATCGCCAACACCGGCTCGCTTCGACAGCGCAGGAAATGACGTTGCCGGGGATGCCTGGACGCCTTACACCGGAACGGCAGCCGGGGCGAAAGCCATCAGGGTGACGCTTGCGAGTGGCATGAAGTTTCAGCCAGGAGACAAGATTACGCTGTCGTTTGATGCCACCGTTGCGTCGTCGGCGCCTCGTGACGGCTCAACCGCCAACAACACGGTTGCCTATCGTTTTCAGGCAGGGGCAGGCAGCTGGATCGCCGCGGAGACGCCAGCCGTCCCCGTAAAATCCTCGGCACCGGCGGGGGACACGGAGCTGTCTGGCATCACCGTTCTTGACCTTGCGGGCGGGAGCGCCGCACAGGGCATCAACGGGGCAGGGGTTTCGCTTCAGCTCTACAAGATGGTCTCGGGAACCCCCGTTGCTGTCGGCGCTCCGGTGACCCCAAACACCGACGGTGGCGTTGAGGGGGTCTTCGCCTTCATCGGGCTTGAGCCAAACCTCACGTATAAGGTCAAGCCGATCTCAACCAACGGCAATATTACGGTTGCCGATTCGGCCCTCGACGCTGATGGATTCCTGCGGTACTCGGCAGTCTCTGACGCAACGGCAAACGGTTCAGAAGACACCTCGCAGTATGTTGGGTCGTCGTCGTTTACCGTTGGAGACAAGGTCGGGGTGACCAAATGGATTCGAGACCTTCGGGTACCGCTCGTTGCCAAAACCACGGTCTCGGGAAGCCTGCAGCTCACCGATACATCGATCACGCCGATTGTTGCTGGGGCAGGCTCGGCGGCAGCCCCCTATGTGACCGACTTCACGGTCGCGCTCATGAAAGGTGGCAGCACGATTGCCTCAACCACAACCAACGCGGCCGGCGCCTTTTCGCTGTTGAGCATCCCCGATCTTGCCAAGGGTGATTACACCCTCGCGATTTCGGCGCCAAGCGGTCGCGACCTTGTCGCTTCCCCACTCAACAACGGCGCCGTTTTTAGCGGTGCCACGTTGCCGGGAGAAGATGCCGAGTACCAGCTTGTTGCGCTGCATCCGGGAACCGGCGCGGCAGGAATCGCTCTGTACTACACGGATACAGCCGCTCCAGTGGCAACCGAGCCTGCGCTCAGCGGCGGGGTAACCGTGGCGTCGCTTCGCTACAACCCACAGTCCGCCGCGCTCGCCGGAAGCGACGTTGGCACCACGATCACCGGTTACACCTGGACCGTGCTTGATGCTGCTGCAGCGAGCGTCGCGACCGGAACCGCAGTTGCCGGTAGCGATGGCACGCAGCGGATAACTTTGCCGGGTTCGCTTGCCGATGGCGCGTACACGCTTTCGGTGACCGCGACTGACCTGGTCGGGAACGTTTCTGCCCCAGCGATCAGCGGATATGCGATTGACCGCACGGCTCCCGTCCTGTCAGGGGAGACATCCGTCACCTTTGCGAAGGGTGACGAGCCGGCTCCCACCGGTTCCCAGGGATGGATTGACCTCTTTGCGGTGACCGCGCAGGACGGAGGCTCCGGCCTCCCCGTCTCCGATGGGATCACTGTCGACGCGTCGAGCGTCGACCAAACGGTCGCAGGCACGTACACCGTGACGTTCACGGCGACGGATGCCGCTGGTAATACCTCAACCGCTTTCGAGGCGGAGTATGTTGTCGCGTATGTTGCCGATCCGACGATCGTCCTTGGCGCCACTACCGCGTTTCACGAGCTTGGCTCGGCAACGCCAACGGACGAGGCAGCGGTGAAAACCCTGTTTGGCGGAGTGACAACTGCTGCGAGTGGGGGAGCGAGCGTCGCGAGCGTCACGGTTTCGACCGGCGACGTTGAGTATTCGGTTCTCGGCAGCTATCCGGTGGTATTTACGGTGACCGATTCGCTCGGGTACACGGCCGAGGTCACGGGCACCCTGACCGTTCGAGACACGATTGCGCCGCAGATAAGCGTCACGACTGAGTCGATCACCTACGTGGAAGGCGACGCGCAACTCACGGATAACGCCGCGATGATTGCCGCGTTTGGGGCCGTTGCGACCGATTCGGGTTCTGGAATCGCGAGCTTCAGCGTCGACGCCGCTGCGGTGGACTACAACCGCGCCGGTGCGTATGCGGTGACGTTTACCGCTACGGACTCGGCTGGCAACACCGCGACACAGACGGTGACCTACACGGTCGCCTTCGCCGGGTCTCCTTCCGTGCTGCTTGGGAACACTCCTGCCACCTACGAGATGGGCGACACCCTGCCAGCGAACTCTGCCGAGTGGGTCGAGCTGTTTGAGGCCACCGCGTCAACCGCGCCGGGAACCACTCTCGTCTCGCTCACCGCGAACAGCAGCGCGGTCGATGCGACCACGCCGACGGCAGCTGGCTACGTTGTGCGTTTCACCGCGACCGACTCCTACGGAAACACGTTCACCGCTGACGGCATGCTCGTGGTGGCCGATACCAAGGCACCAACCGCAACGCTTGGAACGGCATCCGCTACCCATGCCCAGCGTGAACCTGAGACGCCATTCGGCGTGGCAGACTGGCTGGCCCTGTTTGCCGTGACGGCAAAGGACACCACAGGAGGGAGCGGTATCAATCAAGATGGATGGGCGGTGACAGCGGGCGTGAACTTTGCGGTCGCCGGAGAATACCCCGTCGAGTTTGTGGCAACCGACATGGCCGGGAACGTGTCAGCGACGGTCACGGCGACCCTCACCATCCAGGCCCCGCCGACTGATGCCGCGGTGAGCCTCTCGGTCGCCCAGGATAGCGGAGTAGCACTCGACCCCAGTGCACGCAGCAGCACAACGGGAACGTTTGCGAAGCTCACAACGGCCGATCTCCAAGCGCCATCGGCCCGCGGCAGCGTGGAACTCGACAACCGGGGCGGCGTGACCTATACGCCAGCGAGGGATTTCTCTGGCCAGGAAACGCTTGTGGTAACGGTCACTGACGATCTCGGTCAGACGGCGACCGTGACCTACACGCTCACGGTGGTGCGGAAAGGCAAGCTCATCACCGAGTTCCTACCCGAATATGCTGTTCCCGTTGACGGTGCCGTCTCGATTCCGGTCGCCGACGTCCAACGCGCCGTCGACGTTGTTGGGCTGAGTGTTGACGAGATCACGACCCCTGATGGCTTCGCCGGCACCGTGACGCTCGACGGCGATACGGTCAAGTTTGTAACCGACGGAACCATGTGGCACGGCGACGAGAGCTTCAACGTGTCGCTCAAAGATGGTCTTGGTCAAGTCACGACGGTTCCCGTATCGATGCACGTGCTTGCCCCAGCGATCGCCCTTGACCGGGTAACCGGTTATGCGGGAACAACAGAGGTGACCGTGACCGCGAGCGGCCTCGTTGCCGGCAACAAATACGGAGTTGAGCTGCACTCAACTCCGCTCGTGCTCGGATCGATCACCGCGGATGCCGCAGGCTCCGGCCAGCTCACAACGAGTATCCCCGCGGATGCCGAGGTTGGTTCCCACACGATTGTGCTCGTCAATGACAAGCAACAGCACCGAGGTAGCCTGGCGTTTGACGTTCTACCCGTCAACGATTATTCGACCGGTGACAAAACTGTTGTCGACGGTATGGGCGACAGTACGGTTGACACAGGAGCACTCTCGATCACCGGCTCGGGCGTGATGTCTGTTGCCGTCTGGTTCGGTCTCGTACTGCTGATCGCTGGCCTGCTTGCGCTCCTCGCCGTCAGGCGCAGGGAGCACACCGCAGACCGAAGCGGACAACAAGAAGAGCGGTGGGGGTAG
- a CDS encoding CGNR zinc finger domain-containing protein has protein sequence MQLNPYGEYAVLLAASLANDPPADRAEIIARTRTFGMTMSFVPEPGDHALVTAAVNDWLTVVDAADPQRRAEILNTQMAAAAAYPRLTDHDDEGWHLHYRDQNQTLAHVLRAVFSVGTALHLTTRGMQRLGRCAAGFTAGDPCRNVIVDVTRNGRQRYCSVRCANRAAVRRHRARRHQK, from the coding sequence ATGCAACTCAACCCTTACGGCGAGTATGCCGTGCTGCTCGCGGCATCCCTCGCCAACGATCCTCCTGCCGATCGGGCGGAGATCATTGCGCGCACCCGCACCTTTGGCATGACCATGAGCTTCGTGCCGGAACCAGGGGACCACGCGCTCGTCACAGCAGCAGTGAACGACTGGCTGACGGTTGTGGACGCCGCAGACCCACAGCGCCGGGCTGAGATCCTCAACACGCAGATGGCAGCGGCAGCGGCCTATCCTCGGCTTACTGACCACGATGACGAGGGCTGGCACCTGCACTATCGCGATCAGAATCAGACCCTCGCTCACGTCTTGCGGGCCGTCTTCAGCGTCGGTACGGCGCTCCACCTGACGACGCGAGGGATGCAGCGACTCGGCCGTTGCGCCGCTGGATTCACAGCCGGGGATCCGTGTCGCAACGTTATTGTGGACGTGACGCGCAACGGGCGCCAGCGGTACTGCTCCGTCCGCTGCGCCAACCGAGCGGCAGTGCGCAGGCACCGTGCGCGCCGCCACCAGAAGTAG
- a CDS encoding leucine-rich repeat domain-containing protein: protein MNTTTALIWPAIIAVQFIVLARYWSKRKAAAANPLAPVPIRVGGSRPNQVTELSLVYRTENFQFTDLRRFPNLVTLDLWETRVSSLGSLKELVKLQKLYLGNTKVSDLTPISGLTELTELVVSGTLVNELSAITGLKQLRRLELSTTEVANVTPLAGLQNLQNLNLDRTQVRSIEPLAKLRNLRTLSVSGTLLTNLWPLAHLPQLDFLHLNESTVTDLEPLRELVSLRGLSAVNTRINDLGPLTQLSELNWLDLSETPVEDLRPIAGLTKLNSLDLSFTNVTDLTPLAELTNLDWLDLSGTPITDLTPLAELTNLDWLDLSGTPITDLSPLAHLHIVNNPDTFFRP, encoded by the coding sequence GTGAACACCACAACAGCACTCATCTGGCCCGCAATCATCGCGGTCCAGTTCATTGTGCTTGCCCGATACTGGTCAAAGCGAAAGGCCGCGGCTGCCAACCCCCTTGCGCCTGTGCCGATCCGCGTCGGCGGCTCACGACCAAACCAGGTCACTGAACTGAGCCTTGTCTACCGAACGGAGAATTTCCAGTTCACGGATCTGCGACGTTTTCCAAACCTCGTCACGCTCGACCTCTGGGAGACGCGCGTTTCCAGTCTTGGCTCATTGAAGGAACTCGTCAAGCTACAAAAGCTCTACCTCGGCAACACCAAGGTGAGTGACCTCACGCCCATTTCGGGCCTCACCGAACTGACCGAGCTTGTTGTGTCTGGCACACTCGTGAACGAGCTTTCAGCGATAACCGGACTCAAGCAGCTCCGTCGGCTTGAGCTCAGCACCACAGAGGTGGCCAACGTCACTCCACTCGCGGGGCTACAGAATCTCCAGAACCTCAATCTGGACCGCACCCAGGTGCGGAGCATTGAACCGCTTGCAAAACTCCGCAACCTCCGCACGCTCAGCGTGTCTGGCACGCTCCTCACGAACTTGTGGCCCCTCGCGCACCTCCCGCAGCTTGACTTCCTCCACCTGAACGAGAGCACCGTCACAGATCTCGAACCGCTACGAGAGCTTGTCTCGCTCAGGGGTCTCTCCGCTGTGAACACCCGCATCAACGATCTTGGACCCCTTACACAGCTCAGCGAGCTCAACTGGTTGGATCTGAGCGAGACACCCGTAGAAGATCTGCGGCCGATTGCGGGGCTCACAAAGCTCAACTCGCTCGACCTCAGCTTCACAAATGTCACCGACCTCACCCCACTCGCCGAACTGACCAACCTCGACTGGCTCGACCTCTCCGGAACCCCCATCACCGACCTCACCCCACTCGCCGAACTGACCAACCTCGACTGGCTCGACCTCTCCGGAACCCCCATCACCGACCTCAGCCCGCTCGCTCACCTCCATATTGTGAACAACCCAGACACCTTCTTCCGACCGTGA
- a CDS encoding leucine-rich repeat domain-containing protein → MTAKIRPAHVRLGLAAVALTALVSGCAGQGTATPSIPAEVVDRDWRDCIQEALLDHPEVTDVQQLTSLTCHSMTVYSFDDLSVLSGLESLTVNQSALTTLAGLQALPNLTTLNVAESHVVVFDDLAKATTLESLQLDDVNLTTLSPIYSLTNLTHLTFWKTGVTSLTPLRNLTSLEQLSFFSTPVADLSPLAGLANLTKVILSDTAVTDLTPLIGLPKLTDLSINSDLASTLPPELLRDDLLIRSD, encoded by the coding sequence GTGACCGCCAAGATAAGGCCTGCCCACGTCCGGCTAGGGCTCGCGGCTGTCGCACTGACCGCGCTCGTTTCCGGCTGCGCTGGCCAGGGCACAGCTACACCAAGCATCCCGGCAGAGGTTGTTGATCGGGATTGGCGAGATTGCATCCAGGAAGCGCTCCTCGATCATCCGGAAGTCACCGATGTGCAGCAACTCACGAGCCTCACCTGTCATTCGATGACGGTCTACTCCTTCGACGATCTGTCGGTGCTGAGCGGATTAGAATCGCTCACGGTAAACCAATCAGCGCTGACAACACTCGCGGGGCTTCAAGCGCTGCCCAATCTCACGACACTCAATGTCGCCGAATCGCATGTTGTTGTGTTTGATGATCTTGCAAAAGCCACCACTCTTGAGAGCCTCCAGCTTGATGACGTGAACTTGACAACGTTAAGCCCGATATACAGCCTCACAAACCTCACTCACCTCACTTTCTGGAAAACGGGAGTCACCAGCCTCACCCCGCTCAGGAACCTCACCAGCCTTGAGCAACTCAGCTTCTTCAGCACGCCCGTTGCCGATCTCTCGCCTCTCGCGGGGCTGGCGAACCTCACCAAGGTGATCCTTTCCGACACCGCGGTGACCGACCTGACGCCGCTCATCGGGTTGCCGAAGTTGACTGATCTCTCTATCAACAGCGACCTTGCGTCCACGCTTCCGCCGGAGCTTCTGAGAGACGACCTGCTCATCAGGAGTGACTGA
- a CDS encoding four-carbon acid sugar kinase family protein: MNEQQALAGYPEAVQLSADDVRNAQPANAPILIVLDDDPTGTQSVANLPVLTHWDEADFDWALAQNAPAVYVLTNTRSLDETDAARCNQEIVANATASAERSGAALIFVSRSDSTLRGHYPLETDVIAQTLADTSGTHIDGVVIVPAFPDAGRVTIGGIHYMRSGETLTPVAGTEFAKDATFGYASSSLPDWVQEKSEGRFQSEQVIQLTLDIIRGGTHLIAEAISEATDSTPIVADAVSEDDLRLLSLGLIEAESRGKKLLYRVGPPFVRARIGQDVKAPLLREEIYPADAAAPASAGGLIVVGSHVGVTTRQLAKLTAERPDATTIEIDVEQVLATETAEAYLADVSHTVSSQLLNGDVIVHTSRTLKRTDDPDESLSISRRVSAALISVVQHTLAAQPPRFVIAKGGITSSDVATHGLGIRHAIVRGPMLPGIVSLWEPVDGPAIGIPYIVFAGNVGDDNSLAAVVTTLTAP; encoded by the coding sequence ATGAACGAACAGCAAGCACTCGCAGGGTACCCGGAGGCAGTTCAACTGTCGGCGGATGACGTGCGCAACGCCCAGCCAGCCAACGCCCCCATTCTGATTGTCCTCGACGACGACCCAACGGGCACCCAATCGGTGGCAAACCTCCCAGTACTGACCCACTGGGACGAAGCCGACTTCGACTGGGCGCTTGCCCAAAACGCACCAGCCGTCTACGTGCTCACCAACACCCGCAGCCTCGACGAGACGGATGCGGCCCGCTGCAACCAAGAGATCGTCGCGAACGCAACGGCATCCGCCGAACGCAGCGGCGCTGCCCTCATCTTCGTCAGCCGAAGCGACTCAACCCTTCGCGGGCACTACCCCCTCGAAACCGACGTCATCGCGCAGACCCTCGCCGACACGTCTGGCACCCACATCGACGGTGTTGTCATCGTCCCAGCGTTCCCGGATGCGGGCCGCGTCACTATCGGCGGCATCCACTACATGCGCTCTGGCGAGACCCTCACGCCAGTTGCCGGAACGGAGTTCGCGAAGGACGCGACGTTTGGCTATGCCTCGTCGTCACTCCCCGATTGGGTACAGGAAAAATCGGAGGGACGGTTCCAATCGGAGCAGGTCATCCAGCTCACGCTCGACATCATCCGCGGCGGCACACATCTCATCGCTGAGGCCATCAGCGAAGCAACCGATTCGACACCAATCGTGGCTGACGCCGTGAGCGAGGATGATCTTCGCTTGCTCTCCCTCGGCCTCATCGAGGCGGAATCCCGGGGCAAGAAACTGCTCTACCGCGTCGGCCCACCGTTTGTTCGCGCACGCATTGGCCAGGACGTCAAGGCTCCCCTCCTTCGCGAGGAGATCTACCCCGCCGATGCCGCAGCTCCCGCCTCGGCTGGTGGGCTCATCGTTGTTGGCTCGCACGTTGGCGTCACCACCCGCCAGCTTGCCAAGCTCACGGCGGAGCGCCCCGACGCAACAACCATCGAGATTGACGTCGAGCAGGTGCTGGCAACCGAAACGGCCGAGGCCTACCTCGCCGACGTATCCCACACGGTTTCCTCGCAGCTCCTCAACGGCGATGTCATCGTGCACACGAGCAGGACGCTCAAGCGGACCGACGATCCAGACGAGAGCCTCAGCATCTCGCGCCGGGTCTCCGCTGCCCTCATCTCGGTTGTTCAGCACACCCTTGCAGCGCAGCCGCCTCGGTTTGTGATCGCGAAGGGCGGCATCACCTCAAGCGACGTCGCAACGCACGGCCTCGGCATCCGGCACGCAATCGTCCGCGGACCAATGCTGCCTGGCATCGTCTCGCTGTGGGAGCCAGTTGACGGACCTGCCATCGGCATCCCATACATCGTCTTCGCCGGAAACGTTGGTGACGACAATTCCCTCGCGGCCGTTGTCACAACCCTGACCGCACCCTAG
- a CDS encoding NAD(P)-dependent oxidoreductase, which produces MSTYKVAVLGLGAMGLPMATRLTSQLTVHGFDIAQPRLDLAVEAGVLPFTSAVDAVAGVDAVLLAVRDGAQLEDVLFGAAGIAGSLAAGSVVILTSTVGMDGITSVASRLAASNVELVDAPLSGGPVRAGEGDLLIVVGASPAARATAAPVLELLASTLTVVGDKAGDGQALKTVNQLLCGVHIAAAAEALALAESLGLDPAATLDALMSGAAASFMLGNRGPRMLQAYDEDGAEVLSRLDIFVKDMGIVGKAARAAGLATPVAAAAEQLYLIGKAQGLSAKDDSAVITAIAPHTTNN; this is translated from the coding sequence ATGTCTACGTATAAAGTCGCCGTCCTCGGCCTCGGCGCGATGGGGCTGCCAATGGCGACCCGGCTCACGAGCCAGCTCACCGTTCACGGCTTCGACATCGCGCAGCCGCGACTCGATCTGGCCGTCGAAGCCGGCGTGCTGCCCTTCACCTCTGCCGTTGATGCCGTCGCCGGAGTCGATGCGGTGCTGCTCGCGGTTCGCGACGGCGCGCAACTTGAGGATGTCCTGTTTGGTGCGGCTGGAATTGCCGGTTCCCTCGCGGCTGGCTCGGTTGTTATTCTCACCAGCACGGTGGGAATGGATGGCATCACCTCTGTCGCCTCGCGCCTCGCAGCGTCGAATGTTGAACTCGTTGACGCCCCGCTCAGCGGCGGACCGGTCCGCGCGGGCGAGGGCGACCTCTTGATCGTGGTTGGGGCGTCTCCCGCCGCACGCGCAACGGCAGCACCGGTGCTTGAGTTGCTCGCATCAACCCTCACGGTTGTTGGGGACAAGGCCGGCGACGGCCAGGCACTCAAGACCGTCAACCAGCTGCTCTGCGGCGTGCACATCGCTGCGGCGGCCGAAGCCCTTGCGCTTGCGGAATCGCTCGGACTCGACCCAGCAGCAACCCTCGACGCCCTCATGTCGGGCGCGGCCGCATCCTTCATGCTTGGCAACCGCGGACCCCGCATGTTGCAGGCCTACGACGAAGACGGAGCCGAGGTGCTCAGCCGACTTGATATCTTCGTCAAAGACATGGGAATCGTTGGGAAGGCCGCACGCGCTGCCGGACTTGCTACCCCGGTTGCCGCTGCGGCCGAACAGCTCTACCTCATCGGGAAGGCTCAGGGACTCTCCGCGAAGGACGACTCCGCCGTCATTACCGCCATCGCCCCACACACCACCAACAACTAA